The following are encoded together in the Synchiropus splendidus isolate RoL2022-P1 chromosome 7, RoL_Sspl_1.0, whole genome shotgun sequence genome:
- the rab11fip1a gene encoding rab11 family-interacting protein 1 isoform X1, which produces MSLADQSQQWFPTSVQVTVHQARGLRAKGKSGTNDAYAIIQVAKDKFSTSVAEKSVAPVWKEEAAFDLPLFHPGNAERCTLYIIVMHRAQVGLDKFLGQAVVNLLELHDNKSRKKTDWHKLVDKTGKEDKVRGEVLLDITFMRNNMSASMMDLSMEDKPRSRISKLKDKVRGKKKDGFSDSASAIVPSVSQVLTDSEGEFDSVSLNQGPEGKKKSKLKKLFAPKSNLQKNVSQSMSTLGTLPEKNSFLSGSRSSGLNVDSPEGKKKFKFLGHKRTGSSDSKVSQGPFSLLGRSKHSNSDLNNLCINGSHVYDEGETKSGSTPSLNSSGQGSVEDISKHASEASNRVTVPSFRLETAEAQAQQRHRVEEEEKKQAEERRLAEAKRQEEEERYRAEVKRQQQEEEEKRRQEEEKRKSFLEEEAKLKRQKEEEARLEEERRKQEEQKKQEEASMSERLSSLFGMIKKKEEKKEEVQQGTKEESPTPTPEQQPSNNPFEEIPLGPDPSLSNADPRQPSNRTQQTPSAMVFLNRTAKVSAVKPRLTQTSDSTDPQISSEQCPSPDASDSTFSSVPAESPENFSSLHLSLAPTELSDRPPGVPQDGVENLSPTMADMKRRAPQPPLYPAKESQAPVRQINNPAYVEPGGSQQGKKLSILLPDYETLFPQKRHGVQGQTRWDHIVAEVSQKHRDTPELLGPEMSVDGPSEFPPTQRSSVSMDRSPVRQSEPSRPTSTKKVAAPAPPKPRSAMDSVQRQSQGDSQYYPTEVPEQRPSPVSSRRGHSVESLSVERPRRESAPSKPTRQLDNPPAVIQRKTSDLEAPKARPRQRVSGRDLVEQEYPAARLSDESIHNPLHTTSSVSDLKPDPFPATELLSNDLFASKGSQKPKDKGMSPDDLDKIFSQEKTADPFSAPNSVRSTNKKNARETEVYSKQSSYAFIRNNSLRQKQIAMSDKASKTATEEPAATLQTIDLNEPPTSKVEEQMPSHIGGDPFSSDQIPSSDLRQEVLDETASQGGILSVGKSPLRAWVSPSEAQPISTQNSGGGGVGVMSRRPHPVKPMESPYPNTALKEIKVQDASLSKFKMSDSVGTGPYTQLTQEELITLVVKQQADLSRKDAKITELEEYIDNLLVRVIEEQPSILQSLTTKPV; this is translated from the exons ATGTCTCTGGCCGACCAGAGTCAGCAGTGGTTCCCCACTAGCGTCCAGGTAACGGTGCACCAAGCCCGGGGTCTCCGCGCCAAGGGCAAGAGCGGCACCAACGACGCTTACGCCATCATCCAGGTGGCCAAGGACAAGTTCTCCACCTCGGTGGCCGAGAAAAGTGTGGCCCCAGTGTGGAAGGAAGAGGCGGCCTTCGACCTGCCGCTCTTCCACCCGGGGAATGCGGAGCGCTGCACCCTGTACATCATCGTCATGCACCGGGCCCAGGTGGGACTCGACAAGTTCCTGGGACAAGCCGTCGTCAACTTACTGGAGCTCCACGACAACAAGAGCCGCAAAAAGACCGA ttGGCACAAATTAGTGGACAAGACGGGCAAAGAGGACAAAGTGCGAGGGGAGGTTCTCCTCGATATCACCTTCATGAGAAACAACATGTCGGCCAGCATGATGGATCTTTCCATGGAGGACAAGCCGCGCTCTCGTATCTCCAAGCTCAAAGACAAAGTCAGGGGGAAGAAGAAGGACGGCTTCTCCGACTCGGCATCGGCAATCGTTCCCTCTGTGAGTCAGGTCCTAACGGACAGCGAGGGGGAGTTCGACTCTGTCTCTCTGAACCAAGGTCCCGAAGGGAAGAAGAAGTCCAAGCTGAAGAAGCTGTTTGCTCCCAAGTCAAACTTGCAGAAAAATGTTTCCCAGTCCATGTCCACACTGGGAACCCTCCCTGAAAAGAACTCGTTTCTCAGCGGGAGCCGCTCTTCTGGGCTCAACGTTGACTCACCTGAAG GTAAGAAGAAATTCAAATTCCTGGGACACAAGCGAACAGGCAGCTCGGACAGCAAGGTGTCACAGGGTCCTTTCTCTCTGCTGGGTCGCTCCAAACACAGCAACAGTGATCTCAACAACCTGTGCATCAATGGCAGCCACGTTTATGACGAAGGGGAGACAAAAAGTGGCTCCACCCCCAGTCTGAACAGCTCTGGACAAGGGTCTGTGGAGGACATCAGCAAACACGCGTCCGAGGCTTCCAACAGAGTCACAGTGCCCTCATTCAGGCTCGAGACTGCCGAGGCACAGGCGCAACAGCGCCAtcgagtggaggaggaggagaagaagcaggcAGAAGAGCGACGACTAGCTGAGGCCAAgcggcaggaggaagaggagaggtaCAGAGCTGAGGTCaagagacagcagcaggaagaggaagagaaaagacggcaggaggaggagaagaggaaaagtTTCCTTGAGGAAGAGGCAAAACTAAAGAGGCAGAAAGAGGAGGAAGCGAGACTGGAAGAGGAGCGGCGCAAGcaagaggagcagaagaaacaaGAGGAGGCCTCCATGAGCGAGAGGCTTTCATCACTGTTTGGGATGATcaagaaaaaggaggagaagaaggaggaagtgCAGCAAGGCACAAAAGAGGAGTCTCCGACCCCAACCCCCGAACAACAGCCATCCAACAACCCGTTCGAGGAGATTCCCCTCGGTCCGGATCCTTCACTGAGCAACGCTGATCCTCGACAGCCATCGAACCGGACTCAGCAGACCCCCTCAGCCATGGTCTTCCTCAACAGAACTGCCAAAGTGTCTGCAGTCAAACCCAG ATTGACTCAAACATCTGACTCCACTGACCCTCAAATTTCCAGTGAGCAGTGCCCCTCCCCAGACGCCTCTGACTCCACCTTCTCTAGCGTCCCCGCCGAGTCCCCTGAAAATTTCTCCAGCCTTCACTTGTCTCTGGCTCCGACAGAGTTGAGTGATCGTCCACCCGGTGTCCCTCAGGACGGCGTAGAGAATCTCTCACCCACCATGGCTGACATGAAGAGGCGAGCCCCGCAACCACCCTTGTATCCTGCCAAGGAGAGCCAGGCGCCAGTCAGACAGATCAATAACCCGGCATACGTGGAGCCAGGTGGCTCACAGCAAGGCAAAAAGCTTTCCATTCTGCTTCCTGATTATGAAACCCTGTTTCCCCAAAAAAGACATGGCGTCCAGGGACAAACCCGCTGGGATCATATTGTTGCAGAGGTCAGTCAGAAACACAGAGACACTCCTGAATTGCTGGGTCCAGAGATGAGTGTGGACGGTCCTAGTGAGTTCCCGCCAACACAAAGGTCTTCGGTTTCCATGGATAGAAGCCCTGTGAGACAGTCGGAGCCATCCAGGCCGACGTCCACAAAAAAGGTGGCTGCCCCCGCCCCACCTAAACCCAGGTCTGCCATGGATTCCGTTCAAAGACAAAGTCAGGGCGACTCACAGTATTATCCCACTGAAGTCCCGGAGCAAAGACCTTCTCCCGTGTCTAGCCGACGCGGCCACTCTGTGGAAAGTCTGTCTGTGGAACGGCCAAGAAGGGAGTCGGCACCGTCCAAACCAACCAGGCAGTTGGATAACCCACCGGCTGTTATCCAAAGAAAAACCTCAGACCTTGAAGCACCCAAAGCTCGACCCAGACAGAGGGTTAGTGGCAGAGATCTTGTTGAACAAGAATATCCTGCTGCCAGACTCTCTGATGAAAGCATCCACAACCCTCTACACACGACTTCGTCTGTCAGTGACCTTAAACCCGATCCGTTTCCGGCGACAGAACTCCTCTCCAATGACCTCTTCGCCAGCAAGGGTAGTCAGAAGCCTAAAGACAAGGGGATGAGCCCTGATGACCTTGACAAGATTTTCAGCCAAGAGAAGACAGCAGATCCTTTCTCTGCTCCCAACAGCGTCAGGtcgacaaacaaaaaaaatgcgaGGGAAACGGAAGTCTACTCCAAACAAAGCAGCTACGCCTTCATCAGGAACAATTCTCTGAGACAAAAGCAGATTGCTATGTCGGACAAGGCTTCAAAGACAGCGACGGAAGAACCTGCAGCTACCCTCCAAACAATCGACCTCAATGAGCCTCCGACGTCGAAAGTCGAGGAACAGATGCCGTCACACATCGGTGGAGATCCCTTTAGTTCCGATCAGATTCCTTCTTCTGATCTTCGACAGGAGGTTTTGGATGAAACGGCCTCTCAGGGAGGAATTTTGTCTGTGGGAAAGTCTCCCTTGCGAGCGTGGGTCTCCCCATCTGAGGCCCAGCCGATCAGTACTCAGAATAGCGGTGGAGGTGGTGTAGGCGTGATGTCCCGCAG GCCGCATCCGGTCAAGCCCATGGAAAGTCCATACCCCAATACTGCTCTTAAGGAGATCAAAGTCCAGGATGCTTCACTTTCAAAATTCAAG ATGTCGGACTCAGTGGGGACGGGCCCGTACACTCAGCTGACTCAGGAGGAGCTGATCACTCTGGTGGTGAAGCAGCAGGCCGACCTGTCCAGGAAGGACGCCAAGATCACCGAGCTGGAGGAGTACATCGACAACCTCCTGGTGCGTGTCATCGAGGAGCAGCCCAGCATCCTGCAGTCCCTCACCACCAAACCCGTGTGA
- the rab11fip1a gene encoding rab11 family-interacting protein 1 isoform X2, with the protein MSLADQSQQWFPTSVQVTVHQARGLRAKGKSGTNDAYAIIQVAKDKFSTSVAEKSVAPVWKEEAAFDLPLFHPGNAERCTLYIIVMHRAQVGLDKFLGQAVVNLLELHDNKSRKKTDWHKLVDKTGKEDKVRGEVLLDITFMRNNMSASMMDLSMEDKPRSRISKLKDKVRGKKKDGFSDSASAIVPSVSQVLTDSEGEFDSVSLNQGPEGKKKSKLKKLFAPKSNLQKNVSQSMSTLGTLPEKNSFLSGSRSSGLNVDSPEGKKKFKFLGHKRTGSSDSKVSQGPFSLLGRSKHSNSDLNNLCINGSHVYDEGETKSGSTPSLNSSGQGSVEDISKHASEASNRVTVPSFRLETAEAQAQQRHRVEEEEKKQAEERRLAEAKRQEEEERYRAEVKRQQQEEEEKRRQEEEKRKSFLEEEAKLKRQKEEEARLEEERRKQEEQKKQEEASMSERLSSLFGMIKKKEEKKEEVQQGTKEESPTPTPEQQPSNNPFEEIPLGPDPSLSNADPRQPSNRTQQTPSAMVFLNRTAKVSAVKPRPHPVKPMESPYPNTALKEIKVQDASLSKFKMSDSVGTGPYTQLTQEELITLVVKQQADLSRKDAKITELEEYIDNLLVRVIEEQPSILQSLTTKPV; encoded by the exons ATGTCTCTGGCCGACCAGAGTCAGCAGTGGTTCCCCACTAGCGTCCAGGTAACGGTGCACCAAGCCCGGGGTCTCCGCGCCAAGGGCAAGAGCGGCACCAACGACGCTTACGCCATCATCCAGGTGGCCAAGGACAAGTTCTCCACCTCGGTGGCCGAGAAAAGTGTGGCCCCAGTGTGGAAGGAAGAGGCGGCCTTCGACCTGCCGCTCTTCCACCCGGGGAATGCGGAGCGCTGCACCCTGTACATCATCGTCATGCACCGGGCCCAGGTGGGACTCGACAAGTTCCTGGGACAAGCCGTCGTCAACTTACTGGAGCTCCACGACAACAAGAGCCGCAAAAAGACCGA ttGGCACAAATTAGTGGACAAGACGGGCAAAGAGGACAAAGTGCGAGGGGAGGTTCTCCTCGATATCACCTTCATGAGAAACAACATGTCGGCCAGCATGATGGATCTTTCCATGGAGGACAAGCCGCGCTCTCGTATCTCCAAGCTCAAAGACAAAGTCAGGGGGAAGAAGAAGGACGGCTTCTCCGACTCGGCATCGGCAATCGTTCCCTCTGTGAGTCAGGTCCTAACGGACAGCGAGGGGGAGTTCGACTCTGTCTCTCTGAACCAAGGTCCCGAAGGGAAGAAGAAGTCCAAGCTGAAGAAGCTGTTTGCTCCCAAGTCAAACTTGCAGAAAAATGTTTCCCAGTCCATGTCCACACTGGGAACCCTCCCTGAAAAGAACTCGTTTCTCAGCGGGAGCCGCTCTTCTGGGCTCAACGTTGACTCACCTGAAG GTAAGAAGAAATTCAAATTCCTGGGACACAAGCGAACAGGCAGCTCGGACAGCAAGGTGTCACAGGGTCCTTTCTCTCTGCTGGGTCGCTCCAAACACAGCAACAGTGATCTCAACAACCTGTGCATCAATGGCAGCCACGTTTATGACGAAGGGGAGACAAAAAGTGGCTCCACCCCCAGTCTGAACAGCTCTGGACAAGGGTCTGTGGAGGACATCAGCAAACACGCGTCCGAGGCTTCCAACAGAGTCACAGTGCCCTCATTCAGGCTCGAGACTGCCGAGGCACAGGCGCAACAGCGCCAtcgagtggaggaggaggagaagaagcaggcAGAAGAGCGACGACTAGCTGAGGCCAAgcggcaggaggaagaggagaggtaCAGAGCTGAGGTCaagagacagcagcaggaagaggaagagaaaagacggcaggaggaggagaagaggaaaagtTTCCTTGAGGAAGAGGCAAAACTAAAGAGGCAGAAAGAGGAGGAAGCGAGACTGGAAGAGGAGCGGCGCAAGcaagaggagcagaagaaacaaGAGGAGGCCTCCATGAGCGAGAGGCTTTCATCACTGTTTGGGATGATcaagaaaaaggaggagaagaaggaggaagtgCAGCAAGGCACAAAAGAGGAGTCTCCGACCCCAACCCCCGAACAACAGCCATCCAACAACCCGTTCGAGGAGATTCCCCTCGGTCCGGATCCTTCACTGAGCAACGCTGATCCTCGACAGCCATCGAACCGGACTCAGCAGACCCCCTCAGCCATGGTCTTCCTCAACAGAACTGCCAAAGTGTCTGCAGTCAAACCCAG GCCGCATCCGGTCAAGCCCATGGAAAGTCCATACCCCAATACTGCTCTTAAGGAGATCAAAGTCCAGGATGCTTCACTTTCAAAATTCAAG ATGTCGGACTCAGTGGGGACGGGCCCGTACACTCAGCTGACTCAGGAGGAGCTGATCACTCTGGTGGTGAAGCAGCAGGCCGACCTGTCCAGGAAGGACGCCAAGATCACCGAGCTGGAGGAGTACATCGACAACCTCCTGGTGCGTGTCATCGAGGAGCAGCCCAGCATCCTGCAGTCCCTCACCACCAAACCCGTGTGA
- the adgra2 gene encoding adhesion G protein-coupled receptor A2 isoform X2 produces MPGAFHGLSELRKLDLSNNRIGCLIADMFQGLTNLTKLNLSGNIISTLDSGVFQELPSLKLVNFNSEYLSCDCGLRWIPGFFRSTSARLGDETLCAYPRSLRGKPLRGLRESQLSCDGPLELHTLSLLPSQRQVVFRGDRLPFHCTAAFVDKLTTLHWRHNGQLVTSDPEMGVQLEKNVLHDCTFITSELMLFNVHVEASGEWECVVSTGRGNTSLTVEIVVLENSASFCPEDKVVNNRGEFRWPRTLAGITSHQYCLQLRYPALTVDGGMEQRKASRYCDRSGKWQEGDYSDCHYTNGITRVLHTFILRPINTSNAITVAHQVRTYTLEAAGFTDSVDVLYVAQMMEKFMEFIRQLRELSEVLVEMGSNLMQVDAKILAIAQREKRACSSIVVSLETLAWPQLHSHAQDFSMVSRNIVMEAHLVRPAHFTGLTCTAYERWDISTIHTGMESPDPAPQQLRFRCSTGSHNTSLNNFPMKNSVAVASVTLPATLFPPDAPADCKLQFITFRTGSFFPLTGNSSNSGEHSRRRSVNTPVIFVGLDGCSMWNLSEPIWVSLRHLSPGTDPVAAQWSLRALEKRGGWNQEGCQLVHTDSSMSTMRCSVLSNYAVLQEVPDFPSTSHNSARVLHPVVYACTALLLLCLFTIIITHILHHSTIHISRKSWHTLLNTCFHIAMTTATFAGGIFLTSYPVVCQAVGIALHYSSLSTLLWIGVSARVIYKEAVWRMPRQPEGDSPVPPTQRPMLRFYLIAGGVPLIICGITAAVNLSNYGDSSPYCWLVWRPSLGSFFVPAGLVELVTWIYFLSSMFRLRHRASKECSGTTVSSPVTETQPTLAGSTSLLSTDSVVGPISPVVAPEDQYSLKTQFLVLVATHFLFVALWCCGAMAIWLTGNTSLLFSCLYGITATVLGVFLVVHHCFRRLDVQASWLSCCPGYRLAHPMSTYAHTCTTGSGVQTSEQGSQLFINCHPPGDLQNSSSARSSSTPSGISSVGPGPCKLTNLLQVTQDNPSHAARPAVANNTSTSTENITKPSNNILPTMNSVAAVHPQRRKVSSRSKQGGGQYHHRGEGRGHYRLKALRTAGGGGSLGALGPSGLDHIHSSHVTYKQATSENGSIHHSLSESQMGPLTNGKRVGDSVLTSPSEGSDGGSSGSRKPFALLPSMASRAALNGGAQRRCASRDNLRLAAATERDSVRCMYPLNSVKSSAPPNSTAQNGLLKSSEHELEQDLSGTDQSQSSMGKKSSLWKSETTV; encoded by the exons ACTTTGGATTCGGGCGTGTTTCAAGAACTTCCATCCCTCAAGCTTGT AAACTTCAACTCAGAGTACCTGTCGTGTGACTGCGGGTTACGCTGGATCCCTGGCTTTTTCCGCAGCACCTCGGCCCGATTAGGGGACGAGACCTTGTGCGCCTACCCCAGGAGCCTGAGAGGAAAGCCCCTGCGTGGCCTGAGAGAGAGCCAGCTCAGCTGTG ATGGTCCTCTGGAGCTCCACACCCTCTCACTGCTGCCGTCCCAGCGTCAGGTTGTCTTCCGAGGTGACCGCCTGCCCTTTCACTGCACTGCTGCTTTTGTGGACAAACTAACCACTCTTCACTGGCGTCACAATGGTCAGCTGGTCACCTCTGATCCGGAGATGGGCGTCCAGCTGGAGAAGAACGTGCTACATGACTGCACCTTCATTACCAG TGAGCTTATGCTGTTCAATGTTCATGTGGAAGCCAGTGGAGAGTGGGAGTGTGTAGTTTCCACTGGGAGGGGCAACACATCTCTGACCGTTGAAATAGTGGTGCTGGAGAACAGCGCCTCCTTCTGTCCAGAGGATAAAGTAGTCAACAACCGTGGCGAGTTCAG GTGGCCCAGGACTCTGGCAGGGATCACCTCTCACCAGTACTGCCTCCAGCTGCGATACCCCGCCCTCACCGTGGACGGTGGCATGGAGCAACGGAAGGCCTCACGCTACTGTGACCGTTCTGGCAAGTGGCAGGAGGGCGATTACTCCGATTGTCACTACACAAATGGCATCACACGTGTCCTTCACACCTTCATCTTG CGACCCATTAACACATCAAATGCTATCACCGTGGCTCACCAAGTGCGCACGTACACACTGGAGGCTGCAGGCTTCACCGACTCAGTGGATGTGCTGTATGTGGCGCAGATGATGGAGAAGTTCATGGAATTCATCCGACAACTTCGAGAG CTGTCAGAGGTGCTGGTGGAGATGGGCAGTAACCTGATGCAGGTGGACGCCAAGATCCTGGCCATCGCTCAGAGGGAGAAAAGAGCCTGCAGCTCCATTGTTGTCTCGCTGGAGACTCTGGCCTGGCCTCAGCTCCACAGCCACGCTCAGGACTTCTCCATG GTGTCCAGGAACATTGTGATGGAGGCCCACCTGGTTCGTCCGGCCCACTTCACTGGCCTAACCTGTACTGCGTATGAGCGCTGGGACATCTCCACCATTCATACTGGGATGGAGTCACCAGACCCAGCTCCACAACAGCTTCGTTTCCGGTGCAGCACCGGCTCCCACAACACCTCATTAAACAATTTTCCGATGAAG AACTCTGTTGCGGTTGCCTCGGTGACGCTGCCTGCCACCTTGTTTCCTCCGGATGCTCCTGCCGACTGCAAATTGCAGTTCATTACCTTCAGGACCGGCAGCTTCTTCCCGCTCACGGGAAACTCGAGCAACTCTGGGGAACACTCCCGCCGGCGCAGCGTGAATACACCCGTCATCTTTGTTGGTCTGG ATGGCTGCAGCATGTGGAACCTCTCAGAGCCCATCTGGGTGTCGCTGCGCCACTTGTCACCCGGCACAGACCCTGTGGCTGCCCAGTGGAGTCTGCGAGCCTTGGAGAAAAGAGGAGGCTGGAACCAGGAAGGCTGTCAGCTGGTCCACACTGACAGCAGCATGTCCACCATGCGCTGTTCAGTTCTGAGCAACTACGCAGTGCTGCAG gAAGTACCTGACTTCCCCAGCACATCACACAACTCTGCCAGAGTGCTCCACCCTGTGGTGTATGCCTGTACTGCACTGCTTCTCTTATGCcttttcaccatcatcatcacccacaTCCTTCATCACAG TACCATTCACATATCAAGGAAAAGCTGGCACACCTTACTGAACACCTGCTTCCACATCGCCATGACCACAGCCACCTTTGCAGGGGGGATATTCTTGACCAGCTATCCAGTTGTTTGTCAAGCT GTGGGCATCGCGCTCCACTACTCCTCGCTGTCGACCCTGCTGTGGATCGGAGTCAGCGCCAGGGTCATCTACAAAGAGGCAGTGTGGAGAATGCCTCGACAGCCAGAGGGCGATTCCCCGGTTCCACCGACTCAGCGGCCGATGCTCAG GTTCTATTTGATAGCTGGTGGGGTGCCTCTCATCATTTGTGGAATCACGGCTGCTGTCAATCTCAGCAACTACGGCGATAGCAGCCCTTA CTGCTGGCTGGTGTGGCGCCCGAGTCTGGGCTCTTTCTTTGTCCCCGCTGGCCTGGTGGAGTTGGTGACCTGGATCTACTTCCTGTCCTCCATGTTTCGCCTGAGGCACCGGGCGTCTAAAGAGTGTTCAGGGACAACCGTGTCCTCCCCTGTGACTGAGACCCAGCCCACACTGGCAGGAAGCACCAGCCTTCTTTCCACAGACTCGGTTGTGGGCCCGATAAGCCCAGTCGTGGCGCCCGAGGACCAGTACTCACTAAAGACACAGTTTTTAGTGCTGGTGGCTACACACTTCCTCTTTGTGGCGCTGTGGTGTTGTGGAGCCATGGCCATCTGGCTGACAGGGAACACAAGCTTGCTGTTCAGCTGCCTCTATGGAATTACCGCCACCGTTCTGGGTGTGTTTCTGGTCGTACACCACTGCTTCCGAAGACTGGATGTGCAGGCTTCCTGGCTCTCATGCTGCCCGGGTTACCGCCTCGCCCATCCAATGTCAACctatgcacacacatgcacgacAGGGAGTGGAGTGCAAACGTCTGAGCAGGGATCACAGCTTTTCATCAACTGCCATCCGCCTGGGGACCTGCAGAACTCGTCGTCAGCCAGGTCGTCGTCCACTCCGAGTGGGATCAGCAGCGTGGGTCCTGGACCCTGCAAGCTCACCAACCTGCTGCAGGTGACACAAGACAATCCGAGCCACGCGGCTCGCCCTGCTGTGGCCAACAACACCAGCACCAGTACAGAAAACATCACAAAGCCCTCAAACAATATCCTGCCCACGATGAACTCTGTGGCTGCGGTTCATCCTCAACGGAGAAAGGTGAGCAGCAGGAGTAAACAAGGGGGTGGTCAGTATCACCATCGAGGTGAAGGAAGAGGGCACTATCGCCTTAAGGCCCTCAGGACAGCAGGAGGTGGGGGGAGTCTTGGAGCTTTAGGCCCCTCAGGCTTGGATCACATTCATTCTTCACATGTCACTTATAAACAAGCCACCAGTGAGAACGGCAGTATCCACCACAGCCTGTCGGAAAGTCAGATGGGCCCTCTGACCAATGGCAAGAGGGTTGGAGACTCTGTGCTCACAAGCCCCTCGGAGGGAAGTGACGGAGGGAGCAGTGGCAGTCGCAAGCCCTTTGCTCTGTTGCCGTCCATGGCAAGCAGAGCGGCCCTGAACGGAGGAGCCCAGAGGCGATGTGCCAGCAGAGACAACCTGAGACTGGCGGCCGCCACGGAGCGGGATTCTGTCCGCTGCATGTACCCGTTGAACAGTGTCAAAAGCAGTGCTCCGCCAAATTCCACGGCCCAAAATGGCCTCCTTAAAAGCTCCGAACACGAGTTGGAGCAGGACTTGAGTGGCACGGACCAGTCGCAGAGCTCCATGGGAAAGAAGAGCAGCTTGTGGAAAAGTGAAACCACAGTGTGA